The Acidobacteriota bacterium genome has a segment encoding these proteins:
- a CDS encoding response regulator transcription factor: MERPVAQLKIEDALRRVERHRTMLAELMAVQSQTLRELRELVAKTGATLPEDTALPESEAQLRQASLLLARSAAPGRDGPAEARKVLIIDDDPTTRNLIAHFLQKEDFVVIKAADGGDGLARARSGRPDLLVVDAAAPGLTGFELLARLKQDPETRRLPVLILSSLDDEEAIVRSLDAGADYIIKPFSPRILVAKIKMILKEAGDHAVDRRSL; this comes from the coding sequence ATGGAACGGCCGGTCGCCCAGCTGAAGATCGAAGACGCCCTCCGCCGCGTCGAGCGCCACCGGACCATGCTGGCCGAGCTCATGGCCGTTCAATCCCAGACGCTCCGCGAGCTCCGGGAGCTCGTCGCTAAGACCGGCGCGACGCTGCCGGAGGATACGGCGCTCCCGGAAAGCGAAGCCCAGCTCCGCCAGGCCTCGCTCCTGCTCGCCCGGTCCGCGGCCCCGGGCCGGGACGGGCCGGCAGAGGCCCGCAAGGTCCTGATCATCGACGACGACCCGACGACCCGGAACCTGATCGCCCATTTCCTGCAGAAGGAGGATTTCGTCGTCATCAAGGCCGCCGACGGCGGCGACGGCCTGGCCCGGGCCAGGTCCGGCCGGCCCGACCTGCTGGTCGTCGACGCCGCCGCGCCCGGCCTGACCGGCTTCGAGCTCCTGGCCCGGCTGAAGCAGGATCCCGAGACCCGCCGCCTTCCGGTCCTGATCCTCTCGTCGCTCGACGACGAGGAGGCCATCGTCCGGAGCCTCGACGCAGGGGCCGATTACATCATCAAGCCCTTCTCGCCCCGGATCCTGGTAGCCAAGATCAAGATGATCCTGAAGGAGGCCGGCGACCATGCTGTCGACCGCCGTTCTCTATAG
- a CDS encoding HEAT repeat domain-containing protein, whose product MLSTAVLYSFAFLLAVSGSLFFFILVRRLFVQRRERKDGAAYEAMEKDLLEVLTSAAGHGAAARAFAREYRARPRILKRLLVAYREALSGRALEPLRTIFERTIRDRCLRELRSPRLATRLQNVRLFVDFSTPEEAVHLVKLLHDKPVVRLAALNALTGIASPDTLAIIFDLFEKDPRPNFYAYSNIFNNLGQRIEPYLRASLRKPLPAGKLALLVEMAGRLVFRGLYRDVVPFAGHADKELRIRTARTLGRLLVPASAPTLCALAADPAWEVQAQAFRSLGNLQDWKTLPMVARGLYSPSWHVRFNAGYALAAFGLVGVLELQNISRQRKDRFAADMAAMVLDTVILAGGA is encoded by the coding sequence ATGCTGTCGACCGCCGTTCTCTATAGCTTCGCCTTCCTCCTCGCCGTTTCGGGGTCGCTCTTCTTCTTCATCCTCGTCCGGCGCCTTTTCGTCCAGCGCCGCGAACGGAAGGACGGGGCGGCCTACGAGGCCATGGAGAAGGACCTGCTCGAGGTCCTGACCTCCGCCGCCGGTCACGGGGCCGCGGCCCGGGCCTTCGCCCGGGAATACCGGGCCCGGCCGCGGATCCTCAAGCGGCTGCTCGTGGCTTACCGCGAGGCCCTCAGCGGCCGGGCGCTCGAGCCGCTCCGGACGATCTTCGAGCGGACCATCCGCGACCGCTGCCTGCGCGAGCTCCGATCGCCCCGGCTGGCGACGCGTCTCCAGAACGTCCGGCTCTTCGTCGACTTCTCGACGCCGGAGGAGGCCGTCCATCTGGTCAAGCTCCTGCACGACAAGCCCGTCGTCCGCCTGGCCGCGCTCAACGCCCTGACCGGCATCGCCTCGCCGGACACCCTGGCCATCATCTTCGACCTGTTCGAGAAGGACCCCCGGCCGAACTTCTACGCTTATTCGAACATCTTCAACAACCTCGGCCAGAGGATCGAGCCGTACCTCCGGGCCTCCCTGCGGAAGCCGCTGCCGGCCGGGAAGCTGGCCCTGCTCGTCGAGATGGCCGGGAGGCTGGTCTTCCGCGGCCTCTACCGGGACGTCGTCCCCTTCGCCGGGCACGCCGACAAGGAGCTCAGGATCCGGACGGCCCGGACCCTGGGGCGCCTGCTCGTCCCGGCCTCGGCCCCGACGCTCTGCGCGCTGGCGGCCGATCCGGCCTGGGAGGTCCAGGCCCAGGCCTTCCGCAGCCTGGGCAACCTCCAGGACTGGAAGACCCTGCCCATGGTCGCCAGGGGCCTCTATTCGCCGAGCTGGCACGTCCGCTTCAACGCCGGCTACGCCCTGGCGGCCTTCGGCCTCGTCGGCGTCCTCGAGCTCCAGAACATCTCTCGCCAACGGAAGGACCGCTTCGCCGCCGACATGGCCGCCATGGTCCTCGACACCGTCATCCTGGCGGGAGGCGCCTGA
- a CDS encoding glycosyltransferase produces the protein MTGLLRLFDAGAERLILAYFLLINTFYFLFNLLSLAGILRYRRMITFVRFGEIFRMPIVKPVSVIVPAFNEGPGIVDSVRSLLSLRYPVFEVIVVNDGSTDETLARLTEAFDLRPSRTVFRRTLRTLPVREIYRSAVQPRLVVVDKVNGKKADAMNAGLNISRYPLFCAVDGDSVLEKDALLKVVRPFLEDPERTIGAGGIIRLSNGCDVREGQVVRVGIPRNWIARFQILEYLRAFLGGRLGMSMMRSTLIVSGAFGIFRKDIAMACGGYRAASITEDMDLVIRMQKHMHDQKKPYRLPFIPDPICWTEAPDKLRVLARQRSRWHRGLIQTLVHHRGMIFNPRYGVAGMFAMPFYAIFEMAGPFIEVLGYAVFLGHVFLGQVNYPFAIMFFFVAVFYGTFVSLVAILLEELSSYRYPRPFAILILAASGILENLFYRQYLSVVRAWSVIDYIQGKNEWGAMEKKGFAKAGQTP, from the coding sequence ATGACCGGGCTGCTGCGGCTGTTCGACGCCGGGGCAGAGCGCCTCATCCTGGCCTATTTCCTGCTCATCAACACCTTCTATTTCCTGTTCAACCTGCTCTCGCTCGCCGGCATCCTCCGCTACCGCCGCATGATCACGTTCGTCCGCTTCGGCGAGATCTTCCGCATGCCGATCGTCAAGCCCGTCTCGGTCATCGTTCCCGCCTTCAACGAAGGCCCCGGCATCGTCGACAGCGTCCGCTCGCTCCTGTCCCTCCGCTATCCCGTCTTCGAGGTCATCGTCGTCAACGACGGGTCGACCGACGAGACCCTGGCCCGGCTGACCGAGGCCTTCGACCTGCGGCCGTCGCGGACCGTCTTCCGCAGGACCCTCCGGACTCTCCCCGTCCGGGAGATCTACAGGTCCGCGGTCCAACCCAGGCTGGTCGTCGTCGACAAGGTCAACGGCAAGAAGGCCGACGCCATGAACGCCGGGCTGAACATCTCGCGCTATCCCCTGTTCTGCGCCGTGGACGGCGACTCGGTCCTGGAAAAGGACGCCCTGCTCAAGGTCGTCCGGCCCTTCCTCGAAGACCCGGAGCGGACGATCGGCGCCGGCGGCATCATCCGGCTGAGCAACGGCTGCGACGTCCGCGAGGGCCAGGTCGTCCGCGTCGGCATCCCCCGCAACTGGATCGCCCGCTTCCAGATCCTGGAATACCTCCGGGCCTTCCTCGGCGGCCGGCTGGGCATGAGCATGATGCGGAGCACGCTGATCGTCTCCGGCGCCTTCGGCATCTTCCGCAAGGACATCGCCATGGCCTGCGGCGGCTATCGCGCGGCCTCCATCACCGAGGACATGGACCTGGTCATCCGCATGCAGAAGCACATGCACGACCAGAAGAAGCCCTACCGCCTGCCCTTCATCCCCGACCCCATCTGCTGGACGGAGGCGCCGGACAAGCTGCGGGTCCTGGCCCGGCAGAGGAGCCGCTGGCACCGGGGCCTCATCCAGACCCTGGTCCATCATCGGGGCATGATCTTCAACCCGCGCTACGGCGTGGCCGGGATGTTCGCCATGCCCTTCTACGCGATCTTCGAGATGGCCGGGCCGTTCATCGAGGTCCTCGGCTACGCCGTGTTCCTCGGCCACGTCTTTCTCGGCCAGGTCAACTATCCTTTTGCCATCATGTTCTTCTTCGTGGCCGTCTTCTACGGGACGTTCGTCTCCCTCGTCGCCATCCTCCTCGAGGAGCTTTCCTCGTACCGCTATCCCAGGCCCTTCGCCATCCTCATCCTGGCCGCGTCGGGGATCCTCGAGAACCTTTTTTACCGGCAGTATCTGTCCGTCGTCAGGGCCTGGAGCGTCATCGACTATATCCAGGGCAAGAACGAGTGGGGCGCGATGGAGAAGAAAGGATTCGCCAAGGCAGGGCAGACGCCATGA
- a CDS encoding YaiO family outer membrane beta-barrel protein yields MKKSKPSRFPAAVVGAVLLLAAVPAGLAQGRDEVRGALVSGAYGKAIDLALDALRADPSDAEVRFLLARAYAYAGRRDEAEASLDRLLAEHPADADLLVFKARLLSWRRDLDGAERTFRRALELQPRSADALAGLADLAAWRGDRDGALVYARRALELDADHAQALFRTGSVLLWQGDYGRARGYLARAAELEPRNGDFARALAAAAPVFARRAEVWLDGRNEHWSDGRGDYTDLGVAGLFSVFRDRARLVVKAGRLWRAGRHDDRIGLEAYPQLWKGAYGYCDLSLAPKAAITASSSVHLEIYQSFLKRFEASLGARRMSFGGGHDGVTVLVSSAAIYAGPWYPNVRVSRAGLPGGSEITWTAGLRRYLAGASYLWAGAGRGARSLETGPAEEILLAPAWFAEAGFDLYVLRDIKLRGYLSFRKEAGGPSSTAASLVVGYRF; encoded by the coding sequence ATGAAAAAATCGAAACCTTCCCGCTTCCCGGCGGCCGTCGTCGGCGCCGTCCTGCTCCTCGCGGCCGTCCCGGCGGGCCTGGCCCAGGGCCGCGACGAGGTCCGCGGCGCGCTCGTCTCTGGGGCCTACGGCAAGGCCATCGATCTCGCCCTCGACGCCCTTCGCGCCGATCCCTCCGACGCCGAGGTACGTTTCCTTCTCGCCCGGGCCTATGCCTACGCGGGCCGAAGGGACGAGGCGGAGGCCTCGCTCGACCGGCTCCTGGCCGAGCACCCGGCCGACGCGGACCTGCTCGTCTTCAAGGCCCGGCTCCTCTCCTGGCGCCGGGACCTCGACGGGGCCGAACGGACGTTCCGGAGGGCCCTGGAGCTGCAGCCGCGCTCGGCCGACGCCCTGGCCGGGCTGGCCGACCTGGCCGCTTGGCGGGGGGACCGCGACGGGGCGCTCGTCTACGCGCGCCGGGCGCTCGAACTCGACGCCGACCACGCTCAGGCCCTGTTCCGCACCGGCTCGGTCCTCCTCTGGCAGGGCGATTACGGCCGGGCCCGGGGCTACCTCGCCCGGGCGGCCGAGCTCGAGCCCCGGAACGGGGACTTTGCCCGGGCCCTGGCCGCCGCCGCCCCGGTCTTCGCCCGCCGGGCGGAGGTCTGGCTCGACGGCCGGAACGAGCACTGGAGCGACGGGCGCGGCGACTATACGGACCTCGGCGTCGCCGGCCTTTTCAGCGTCTTCCGCGACCGGGCCCGCCTCGTGGTCAAGGCCGGACGCCTCTGGCGGGCGGGCCGGCACGACGACCGGATCGGCCTCGAGGCCTATCCCCAGCTTTGGAAAGGCGCCTACGGCTATTGCGATCTGAGCTTGGCCCCGAAGGCGGCGATCACGGCCTCGTCCTCGGTCCATCTCGAGATCTACCAGTCCTTCCTGAAGAGGTTCGAAGCCTCGCTCGGCGCCCGGCGGATGAGCTTCGGCGGCGGCCACGATGGAGTGACCGTTCTGGTCTCCTCGGCGGCGATCTACGCGGGGCCCTGGTATCCGAACGTGCGGGTCAGCCGGGCCGGCCTGCCAGGCGGAAGCGAGATCACGTGGACGGCCGGCCTCCGCCGCTACCTCGCCGGCGCCAGCTATCTCTGGGCAGGCGCGGGCCGCGGCGCCCGGTCGCTCGAGACCGGCCCGGCCGAGGAGATCCTCCTCGCGCCGGCCTGGTTCGCCGAGGCGGGATTCGATCTGTATGTCCTCCGGGACATCAAGCTCCGGGGCTACCTCTCCTTCCGCAAGGAGGCCGGAGGGCCGTCGAGCACGGCCGCGTCGCTCGTCGTGGGCTACCGCTTCTGA
- a CDS encoding DUF5916 domain-containing protein: MNRNRRPRLIVPAVTVALGALLSAPALESRTAAGPARVTPARFDIAQASDPIRIDGVLDEASWSAAPAIPLPFEWQPGDNIPAPVKTECLVTYDARHLYVGFRCFDPEPRKIRAHLMDRDDSDTLILDDHVSFMVDSFDDERRAFQFRVNPRGVQADANFSESEGYEDFSWDAIWSAAARITDWGWAVEVAIPLSQLRFRSSGGPQTWGFEAERSWPRDTRHRLISHPRSRDVNCILCQFNKLTGFAGVTAGRNIEIDPTVTASRTDAMPLAEYPDGRLARGRIDDQYGLTAKWGVTPNLILNAAANPDFSQVEADVAQLRINRRFALFYPEKRTFFLEGADFFLTPVQAVFTRTVVDPLWGAKLTGKTGRTAMGFFASQDETPNLIFPSNQGSASGTLDEDVYGGVFRVRQDVGKSSTLGVIYTGRAGSGYFNHVAGTDGFFRLDRKNSITFQLLHSETDYPDALAGLYGQRQDRFGGNALSLAFEHASRSWIAELAYADLSPGFRADSGFVPRVDTRQAEAMLFRQFWGREKSWYHYIRVGAAGEFVYDHDGNLTDRSLTLGLLVQGDLDTQLNVHGIFARTLYQGRYFDTASATAAFRVRPFSGSEVGVQGEAGQGIDYSGLRLADVLSIGPYGSFSLLGHLNLVLSHAFERLSLGGRTIYTANLSQAKMVWNFNVRSFVRAILQYQDVEQNPAMSADPVDTRSRGLFTQFLFSYKLNPRTVLFLGYSDNAMGGVFDSWLGPGRVGLVRTDRTFFLKIGYAWQI, translated from the coding sequence ATGAACCGAAACCGCCGTCCGCGCCTCATCGTCCCCGCCGTGACCGTCGCCCTTGGCGCCCTCTTGTCCGCCCCCGCCCTCGAGTCGAGGACGGCGGCCGGGCCGGCGCGCGTCACCCCGGCCCGTTTCGATATCGCCCAGGCCTCCGACCCGATCAGGATCGACGGCGTCCTCGACGAGGCGTCCTGGTCGGCGGCCCCGGCGATCCCCCTGCCCTTCGAATGGCAGCCCGGGGACAACATTCCCGCGCCGGTGAAGACCGAGTGCCTCGTGACCTACGACGCCCGCCATCTCTATGTCGGCTTCCGCTGCTTCGATCCCGAGCCGCGGAAGATCCGGGCCCACCTGATGGACCGCGACGACTCCGACACGCTCATCCTGGACGACCACGTCAGCTTCATGGTCGATTCCTTCGACGACGAGCGCCGGGCCTTCCAGTTCCGGGTCAATCCCCGGGGCGTCCAGGCCGACGCCAATTTCAGCGAGTCGGAGGGCTACGAGGACTTCTCCTGGGACGCCATCTGGAGCGCGGCGGCCCGGATCACCGACTGGGGTTGGGCCGTCGAGGTGGCCATCCCGCTCAGCCAGCTCCGCTTCCGCAGCTCCGGGGGGCCGCAGACCTGGGGATTCGAGGCCGAGCGGTCCTGGCCGCGGGACACCCGGCACCGCTTGATCTCCCACCCGCGCTCGCGCGATGTCAACTGCATCCTCTGCCAATTCAACAAGCTGACCGGCTTCGCCGGGGTCACGGCCGGCCGGAACATCGAGATCGATCCGACCGTCACGGCCAGCCGGACCGACGCCATGCCCCTGGCCGAGTACCCGGACGGCCGGCTGGCCCGGGGGCGGATCGACGACCAGTACGGCCTGACGGCCAAGTGGGGCGTGACCCCGAACCTGATCCTCAACGCCGCGGCCAACCCCGACTTCTCGCAGGTCGAAGCCGACGTCGCCCAGCTCCGGATCAACCGCCGCTTCGCCCTGTTCTATCCCGAGAAGAGGACCTTCTTCCTCGAGGGCGCCGACTTCTTCCTGACGCCCGTCCAGGCAGTCTTCACCCGGACCGTGGTCGATCCCCTCTGGGGAGCCAAGCTGACGGGCAAGACCGGCCGGACGGCCATGGGCTTTTTCGCCTCCCAGGACGAAACGCCGAACCTCATCTTCCCCTCCAACCAGGGCTCGGCCTCGGGCACGCTCGACGAGGACGTCTACGGCGGCGTCTTCCGCGTCCGCCAGGACGTCGGCAAGTCCTCGACCCTGGGCGTCATCTACACGGGCCGGGCGGGAAGCGGCTATTTCAATCATGTCGCCGGGACGGACGGTTTCTTCCGCCTCGACCGGAAGAACTCGATCACCTTCCAGCTCCTCCACTCGGAGACGGATTATCCCGACGCCCTGGCCGGCTTGTACGGCCAGCGCCAGGACCGGTTCGGGGGCAACGCTTTGAGCCTGGCCTTCGAGCACGCGTCGCGGTCCTGGATCGCCGAGTTGGCTTATGCTGACCTGTCGCCGGGGTTCCGGGCCGACTCCGGCTTCGTCCCCCGTGTCGACACGAGGCAGGCCGAGGCCATGCTCTTTCGCCAGTTCTGGGGCCGGGAGAAGAGCTGGTACCATTACATCCGCGTCGGCGCGGCTGGCGAGTTCGTCTACGATCACGACGGGAACCTGACCGACCGCAGCCTGACCCTGGGCCTCCTCGTCCAGGGGGACCTCGATACCCAACTGAACGTCCACGGCATCTTCGCGCGGACGCTCTACCAGGGCCGGTATTTTGACACCGCCTCGGCGACAGCCGCTTTCCGCGTCCGCCCCTTCAGCGGCTCGGAGGTCGGCGTCCAGGGAGAGGCCGGGCAGGGCATCGATTACTCCGGCCTGCGCCTGGCCGATGTCCTGTCGATCGGGCCGTACGGCTCATTCAGCCTGCTCGGCCATCTCAACCTGGTCCTCAGCCACGCCTTTGAGCGGCTCTCGCTCGGCGGGCGGACGATCTACACGGCCAACCTCAGCCAGGCCAAGATGGTCTGGAACTTCAACGTCCGGTCCTTCGTGCGGGCCATCCTCCAGTACCAGGACGTCGAGCAGAACCCGGCGATGTCCGCCGACCCGGTCGATACGCGCAGCCGCGGCCTGTTCACCCAGTTCCTGTTCTCCTACAAGCTCAATCCGCGGACGGTCCTGTTCCTGGGCTATTCGGACAACGCCATGGGAGGGGTCTTCGACAGCTGGCTCGGGCCCGGTCGCGTCGGCCTTGTCCGGACCGACCGGACGTTCTTCCTGAAGATCGGCTACGCCTGGCAGATCTGA
- a CDS encoding long-chain fatty acid--CoA ligase yields MPDHAVTTISRLFLRSCRAFRKPDRMLVKKGEIWTRISTGEIEAAVRRLSLGLRELGLQPGDRVAILSENRPEWVLADFAVLCAGGVTVPIYTSLLPDQVRFIIADSGAKIAVCSDLEMWRKVAAVRDALPALERIVIMDGDPPAGTQALSDVEEMGLRVEPGGGQERFEAAIEAVRPGDLASIIYTSGTTGLPKGVMLSHANFVANVDSLTEVIDFRETDTALSFLPLSHVFERTATFLFFHVGTSVAYAESVEAVAANMAEVRPTVMISVPRLFEKIYARVMDQVMAGSRLKRAIFLWALATGKKHAARMIAGQPIPVHLFLKRAIANRLVFSKITARTGGRIRYMICGGAALSQDITAFFLALGLLVFPGYGLTETSPVLTGNTPGRIRLGTAGKAIPRVELRIAEDGEILARGPNVMMGYYKNEADTREALKDGWLHTGDIGRLDEDGYLIITDRKKDIIVTSGGKNIAPQPIESLILGSPFIANAVVVGSSRKFISALVVPNFEKLEAWAKRCGIAVADRAKLSRLPAVAAFLLGEINRLTPGLASYERVKKIAVLDRDFELDLGEVTPTLKVRRNFVERKYADIIDSLYQA; encoded by the coding sequence ATGCCCGATCATGCCGTCACGACGATCAGCCGCCTTTTCCTGCGGTCCTGCCGGGCTTTCCGGAAGCCCGACCGGATGCTGGTCAAAAAGGGCGAGATCTGGACGCGGATCTCCACCGGGGAGATCGAGGCGGCGGTCCGGCGACTGTCGCTCGGCCTCCGCGAACTCGGCCTGCAGCCCGGCGACCGCGTCGCCATCCTCTCCGAGAACCGCCCGGAGTGGGTCCTGGCCGATTTCGCGGTCCTCTGCGCCGGCGGGGTCACCGTCCCGATCTACACCTCGCTCCTCCCCGACCAGGTGCGCTTTATCATCGCCGATTCCGGGGCGAAGATCGCCGTCTGCTCGGACCTCGAGATGTGGCGCAAGGTCGCGGCCGTCCGGGACGCCCTGCCGGCCCTCGAACGGATCGTCATCATGGACGGCGATCCCCCGGCCGGAACGCAGGCCCTCTCGGACGTCGAGGAGATGGGCCTGCGGGTCGAGCCCGGCGGCGGACAGGAACGCTTCGAGGCGGCGATCGAGGCCGTCCGGCCCGGGGACCTGGCCTCCATAATCTACACCTCCGGGACGACCGGCCTGCCCAAGGGCGTCATGCTCAGCCACGCCAATTTCGTCGCCAACGTCGACTCGCTGACCGAGGTCATCGATTTCCGCGAAACGGACACGGCCCTGTCCTTCCTGCCCCTGTCGCACGTCTTCGAGCGGACGGCGACCTTCCTCTTCTTCCACGTCGGGACGAGCGTCGCCTACGCCGAGAGCGTCGAGGCCGTGGCCGCGAACATGGCCGAGGTCCGGCCGACGGTCATGATCAGCGTGCCCAGGCTCTTTGAAAAGATCTACGCCCGGGTCATGGACCAGGTCATGGCCGGCTCCCGGCTCAAGCGGGCGATCTTCCTCTGGGCCCTGGCCACCGGCAAGAAGCACGCCGCCCGCATGATCGCCGGCCAGCCCATCCCCGTCCACCTGTTCTTGAAGCGGGCCATCGCCAACCGGCTCGTCTTCTCCAAGATCACGGCCAGGACCGGCGGCCGCATCCGCTACATGATCTGCGGCGGGGCGGCCCTGTCGCAGGATATCACCGCTTTCTTCCTGGCCCTGGGCCTCCTGGTCTTTCCCGGCTACGGGCTGACCGAGACCTCGCCCGTGCTCACGGGCAACACGCCGGGCCGGATCCGCCTGGGGACCGCGGGCAAGGCCATCCCGAGGGTCGAGCTGCGCATCGCCGAGGACGGCGAGATCCTGGCCCGCGGCCCGAACGTCATGATGGGCTACTACAAGAACGAGGCCGACACCCGGGAGGCCCTGAAGGACGGCTGGCTCCACACCGGCGACATCGGCCGTCTCGACGAGGACGGCTACCTCATCATCACCGACCGCAAGAAGGACATCATCGTCACCTCGGGCGGCAAGAACATCGCCCCGCAGCCGATCGAGAGCCTCATCCTGGGCAGCCCGTTCATCGCCAACGCCGTCGTCGTCGGCAGCAGCCGCAAATTCATATCGGCCCTGGTCGTGCCGAATTTCGAGAAGCTCGAGGCCTGGGCCAAGAGGTGCGGCATCGCCGTCGCGGATCGGGCCAAGCTCTCCCGACTGCCGGCGGTCGCCGCGTTCCTGCTCGGCGAGATCAACCGGCTGACCCCGGGCCTCGCCTCCTACGAGCGGGTCAAGAAGATCGCCGTCCTCGACCGCGATTTCGAGCTCGATCTCGGCGAGGTGACGCCGACCCTGAAGGTCCGGCGCAACTTCGTCGAGCGGAAGTACGCCGACATCATCGACTCGCTCTACCAGGCTTGA
- a CDS encoding family 20 glycosylhydrolase: protein MNRCVLRSIPALAALAGLFAFCAPKPAAVVPAPKRPLVLGMHAICETDADARALAGEVPGLARRGVNLLICEVDYWYAYASHPELRQENAIRKETIKALLAACRARGIRLVPEFQSLGHQSWAEKTFPLLVRYPQLDETPNKYPGNKGTDPWGTEFYCRSWCPLHPGVLPIVNDLYDELIDAFEADALHVGMDEVFIIADADCPRCGGKPTAEIFARAVNDAYDHIVRKRGKEMMMWADRLLDGQATGYGLWEASMNGTDKAVDMIPKDIILCDWHYEPRYPLQKTPRSAFPSVRIFVDKGFRVLPTSFRDIRALGRLIDESLAVPSDKVLGHVCTVWRPVGQGRYAKLRQLKAASKKIRKASSGR, encoded by the coding sequence ATGAACCGATGCGTCCTCCGATCCATCCCGGCCCTCGCGGCTCTGGCCGGCCTGTTCGCCTTCTGCGCCCCCAAGCCGGCTGCCGTAGTCCCCGCGCCGAAGCGCCCGCTCGTCCTGGGCATGCACGCCATTTGCGAGACCGACGCGGACGCCCGGGCCCTGGCCGGCGAAGTCCCGGGGCTGGCCAGGCGCGGCGTCAACCTCCTCATCTGCGAAGTCGATTACTGGTACGCCTACGCTTCCCACCCGGAGCTGCGGCAGGAGAACGCCATCCGCAAGGAGACGATCAAGGCCCTCCTGGCCGCCTGCCGGGCCCGCGGCATCAGGCTCGTGCCGGAGTTCCAGAGCCTGGGCCATCAGTCCTGGGCCGAAAAGACCTTCCCGCTCCTGGTCAGATACCCCCAGCTCGACGAGACGCCCAACAAGTACCCGGGCAACAAGGGCACCGACCCCTGGGGCACCGAGTTCTACTGCCGGAGCTGGTGCCCGCTCCATCCCGGCGTACTGCCGATCGTCAACGACCTCTACGACGAGCTGATCGACGCCTTCGAGGCCGACGCCCTCCACGTCGGCATGGACGAGGTCTTCATCATCGCCGACGCCGACTGCCCGCGCTGCGGCGGCAAGCCCACGGCCGAGATCTTCGCCAGGGCGGTCAACGACGCCTACGACCACATCGTCCGCAAGCGGGGCAAGGAGATGATGATGTGGGCCGACCGCCTGCTCGACGGCCAGGCCACCGGCTACGGCCTGTGGGAAGCGTCCATGAACGGCACGGACAAGGCCGTCGACATGATCCCCAAGGACATCATCCTCTGCGATTGGCACTACGAGCCGAGATATCCCCTCCAGAAGACTCCGCGCTCGGCCTTCCCCTCGGTCAGGATCTTCGTCGACAAGGGCTTCCGGGTGCTGCCGACGAGCTTCCGGGACATCAGGGCCCTCGGCCGGCTCATCGACGAGTCCCTGGCCGTGCCCTCGGACAAGGTCCTCGGCCACGTCTGCACGGTCTGGCGCCCTGTCGGCCAGGGCCGCTACGCCAAGCTGCGCCAGCTCAAGGCCGCCTCGAAGAAGATCCGGAAGGCCTCGTCCGGACGCTGA
- a CDS encoding MGMT family protein has protein sequence MDRRPETPFTREVKAVIRAIPRGRVASYCQVAALAGREGAARGVAWILHSSSAAAGLPWHRVIGGRGAISLPRGPGFREQKKLLAGEGVEVGRNGRIDLKRFQWEPSSGAAARSRAARKFLRELTKGR, from the coding sequence ATGGACAGGCGCCCCGAAACCCCGTTCACCCGCGAGGTCAAGGCGGTCATCCGCGCCATCCCCAGGGGCCGGGTCGCGAGCTACTGCCAGGTCGCGGCGCTGGCGGGCAGGGAAGGGGCGGCCCGGGGCGTGGCCTGGATCCTACATTCCTCCTCGGCCGCGGCCGGGCTGCCCTGGCACCGGGTCATCGGCGGCCGGGGCGCGATCTCCCTGCCGCGTGGACCGGGTTTCCGGGAGCAGAAGAAGCTCCTGGCCGGTGAGGGCGTCGAGGTCGGGCGAAACGGCCGGATCGACCTGAAGCGCTTCCAATGGGAGCCGTCCTCAGGCGCCGCCGCCCGCTCCCGCGCCGCCCGGAAGTTCTTGCGCGAACTGACGAAGGGCCGTTAA
- a CDS encoding DUF4097 family beta strand repeat-containing protein — MSKIKVLIVLCVTVLLLCVSCIVAGERYTEEFSKTLPLKAGERFSLENVNGGVAVATWKQSQVEIKAVKTARGRREDLDKVEIRVEEGAGRVSVEAVWPKFPRRASVSVDFTVMVPEGVELDGVGTVNGGVEVRGRFARAKVGTTNGSITVEDGAGELEAGTTNGSIHVSRFEGRLRAETTNGQIRLEGIAVKGGLSAETTNGSITMAVAAPEALNADLRAGTTNGHVTVDFPITLQSLRQSKRRIEGRIGQGGPEISLRTTNGSISLTR, encoded by the coding sequence GTGTCCAAGATCAAGGTCCTCATCGTCCTTTGCGTCACCGTCCTGCTCCTGTGCGTTTCCTGCATCGTCGCCGGGGAAAGGTACACGGAGGAGTTCTCCAAGACCCTGCCCCTGAAGGCGGGAGAGCGTTTCTCGCTCGAGAACGTCAACGGCGGGGTGGCTGTCGCCACCTGGAAGCAAAGCCAGGTCGAGATCAAGGCCGTCAAGACCGCCCGCGGCCGCCGGGAGGACCTGGACAAGGTCGAGATCCGGGTCGAGGAGGGCGCCGGCCGGGTCTCGGTCGAGGCCGTCTGGCCCAAGTTCCCCCGGCGGGCCAGCGTCTCCGTCGATTTCACCGTCATGGTCCCCGAAGGCGTCGAGCTCGACGGGGTCGGGACGGTCAACGGCGGGGTCGAGGTCCGCGGGCGCTTCGCCCGGGCCAAGGTCGGGACGACGAACGGCTCGATCACGGTCGAGGACGGGGCGGGCGAGCTCGAGGCCGGCACGACCAACGGCTCGATCCATGTCTCCCGGTTCGAGGGCCGTCTCCGGGCGGAGACGACCAACGGCCAGATCAGGCTCGAGGGCATCGCCGTCAAGGGCGGCCTCTCGGCGGAGACGACCAACGGCAGCATCACCATGGCCGTCGCCGCGCCGGAGGCGCTCAACGCCGACCTCCGGGCCGGCACGACGAACGGTCATGTCACGGTCGATTTCCCCATCACGCTCCAGAGCCTCCGCCAGTCGAAGCGCCGCATCGAGGGGCGGATCGGCCAGGGCGGGCCCGAGATCTCCCTGCGCACGACCAACGGCTCCATCAGCCTGACCCGATGA